In Alteromonas mediterranea DE, a single genomic region encodes these proteins:
- a CDS encoding ABC transporter substrate-binding protein → MPEKSNSENSASPIRRTLLKGGLALGLTAGVTPFAIGKAKPTLRVMGTHVTLQETIRQRAMEDLGINIAFEPGGSAAVLQKASMIPTSFDLYEQWSNSINVLWRARAIQPIEKKRLQYWEEINDLSKTGKLTKNARMGAGDAPHKILNVQDDGTLGENHTDGISFLPYVHNVDSFGYDTSNLPTELQGQKESWGWLLDSRYSGKVGIVNDPTIGLFDLALAAQAKGFMQFQDIGAMTEYELDDLFNLLIELTQLNHFNGFWTSVPESVEFMKSGRVAIESMFSPAVSALNGQDTPVTFAAPKEGYRGWHGVMCLSSATNGRMKDVAYEYMNWWLSGWPGAFIARQGYYISNPQRSAKYLSQAEWNYWYEGKVASEALKGTDGKISVKKGAQRTGGSYESRLSNVAVWNTVMPTYEYSLQKWYEFITA, encoded by the coding sequence ATGCCTGAAAAATCTAATAGCGAAAACAGCGCTTCTCCTATTCGCCGAACCCTATTGAAAGGCGGTCTTGCCTTAGGTTTAACGGCAGGCGTTACGCCATTTGCCATCGGAAAAGCGAAACCCACCTTGCGGGTAATGGGTACCCACGTAACTCTTCAAGAGACTATTCGCCAGCGCGCTATGGAAGACTTAGGCATTAACATAGCGTTCGAACCCGGAGGCAGTGCTGCCGTCCTACAAAAAGCCTCCATGATCCCAACATCATTTGATTTATATGAGCAGTGGTCTAATAGCATAAACGTATTATGGCGAGCCCGTGCCATTCAGCCAATTGAAAAAAAGCGTCTTCAATATTGGGAAGAAATTAACGATTTAAGTAAAACCGGGAAACTAACCAAAAATGCGCGCATGGGCGCAGGCGATGCGCCTCATAAAATTTTAAACGTTCAAGATGATGGCACGTTAGGCGAAAACCACACTGATGGCATAAGCTTTCTACCCTACGTTCACAATGTAGACTCTTTCGGCTACGATACGTCGAATCTCCCTACCGAACTTCAAGGTCAAAAAGAAAGCTGGGGGTGGTTACTAGACAGCCGCTACTCTGGCAAAGTAGGCATTGTAAACGACCCAACCATTGGCTTGTTCGACTTGGCGTTAGCAGCCCAAGCTAAAGGCTTCATGCAGTTTCAAGATATAGGAGCTATGACTGAATACGAGCTCGATGACTTATTTAATCTCCTTATCGAGCTAACCCAGTTAAACCACTTTAATGGCTTTTGGACATCGGTGCCCGAATCTGTAGAATTTATGAAAAGTGGTCGTGTTGCCATAGAAAGTATGTTCTCGCCCGCAGTATCTGCACTTAACGGTCAAGATACCCCCGTTACATTCGCGGCACCGAAAGAAGGGTACCGCGGCTGGCACGGCGTAATGTGTTTATCCTCGGCAACGAATGGCAGAATGAAAGATGTTGCATATGAATACATGAACTGGTGGCTTTCTGGCTGGCCAGGCGCGTTTATCGCCAGACAGGGCTACTACATCTCAAATCCACAGCGCTCTGCGAAATATTTATCACAGGCAGAGTGGAACTATTGGTACGAAGGAAAGGTTGCCTCGGAAGCGTTAAAAGGAACCGATGGCAAGATAAGCGTTAAAAAGGGAGCACAGCGAACGGGGGGCAGCTATGAATCGCGACTCAGTAACGTTGCGGTTTGGAATACGGTTATGCCAACCTATGAATATAGCTTGCAGAAGTGGTACGAGTTTATTACCGCTTAA